aagtatcagaggggtagccgtgttagtctggatctgtaaaagcagcagagaatcctgtggcaccttacagactaacagacgttttggagcgtgagctttcgtcctgcatctgacgaagtgggtattcacccacgaaagctcacgctccaaaacgtctgttagcctataaggtgtcacaggactctctgctgcttttaaggaaAGAATGGACATTTTATTTCAACCCCGTATCTCCACCACAGTATCACCCTGAGTAGAATGGGAAACACCAGGCATGGTACAGGGCCGTTTTTAATGGTGCCGGCTGGGCTTGGGAATGTTTGGTCCTTTGCGAAAAAACTATAAACAGCTTTTTAACCTTCTTCACTCTTTTACAAAAacataaacataaaaaaatatacaaagtagCTACAAAATCTTTCTAAATATTTTGTAGTGACCATTACATGTTGATTAAACAGCTCATTAGTGGTTGTCCTGTAATTCTTCACTACAGTTTTATGCAGGGTAAGGATTTCAGGGGCCTGCATCTTCAGAGGGGCCTCAATCCAAGTGCTGAATTTTTACTTGCAATTTTTTCTTGTGCAACCATTTGAAGAGCCAAATAATAAGATTCTGACACCTGCCTGATTTCGTGGGTGCAGGTGAGACAGCCACGCATAAATCTGGCCATCAGATGCTGAAAATCCATTGCTTGGCCTTGCCAACAACATATGGTTAATACTGCAGTGCATATTTAaagggcacttttgaaaatgtggcccagtTTATTTGCAAACAATGGATCAGATCATCATCTTGTGcaaatcagcacagagctgtcgggggaggggagggcaagtggggcaatttgccccaggttccacaggggcccccacaagaatatagtattctagagtactgcaacttttttttatggaaggggctcccaaaattgctttgccccaggccccctgaatcttctgggcagccctgaatcagcatagctccactgaaatcaacagagctatgtctatttacaccagctgagaatctgattgATCTTTTCATTAGCTTCATACAATAAAGTCTGTCACTATGTTAGGTTTCTCTTTAAACTAGCAGTCtaagaaaaattaaattagttCTGATTTTTCTGCATACTTAAAAACAATGTCTTTACAAAGCAGAACAAGCAAAACACTGCATAGATCCATATCTTATGTGTTTCTGTGACAAACAGCACAATAGCTCAAGGACAACAAATAATCCAACTGCCTTTACAGGACATTACAAAATGTGTCCATCTTAAAACAATGGAAGAAAAGCAGATTGTAACTATATTGCAAATCCTGGGAACGGAATTAGGAAACCAGAGGCAGTGACAGAAAAAGGCTTGGGTAGTGAGTTCAAAATAGCCGGTGGCGTTCAAGTTTCAACAGTGTGTTGTATGTGATCTACTGATGAACTTCCCAGGGAATCCGTGATCTCAAACATATCTTCCATTGCACAGTAATATGAACTATCGCAGTTAAATGTCTATAACTGAAATGAACAGAGAGAGAATACAGCGTGCATTACGAGCAACGCCATATGTGCTACAGCAACACAAAAGACACGGTTCCTTGTTTCTTCCTTGCTTTGCATATGGTAGCAGACTGTCAACACAAGGATAGGCTGTTGATCAGACCTAAAAAGCCTGAACACACGTGCTTTGCAACTGACGGTTCTATGATGTATGTGTTACAGGCCAAATTCTCAGCAGAAGTGAATGGTGCCAGTTTACAATAGCTGAGAATTTGGTCCCACAGTGGTACGCTGACTTCTTTAGTGTGGTTCAGAAGTGCTataaacagggtgaccagacagcaaatgtgaaaaatttggacgggggtgggggagtaataggagcctatataagaaaaagatccaaaaatcgggactgtccctataaaatcgggacatctggtcacgctagcTATAGAGCTACCAGTGAGTAAAACAACAGTGTCTAGCACCAATGCACAGATCCTCATATGGCATCAATGGATATATCCTCTCATGTGCTTCTGCCATTCAGAAAATGTTATGCCAAACCATAACTTACTTCAAATATCCttctttaaatagaaaaacaaagtGTAAAGCAATAGTGATAATAACAGTGATCATAAAAACAGGAACAGAACAATATCTTGACATGGTATTTATGAGGCTGAGAGAAAGTCCCTTGCAGTATTTACAGTGCTAGTCAGCAGCTTGGGTCTGGAGAGATGTGTTTTCCCGGAGGACACAGTTCCCATTTTCCAATGCATCTGAGCTCCCTGGTAGGGATTCTGGAGGAGGCGGTTTGTAAAGGAAACAGGCCAGCAGGAAGAAGACTGTTCCAACTACCTGTAATCATCAAGACATCCCCTGTTACTAACAGAGCCACTTTTAATACCCAGCATGActctaatttatttaaaaaccagggccagatccccaaataatgtaaatcagcatagcaacTGTGAAGACAGTGGTGTTGCTGGTGCCAATGGAGCTACGCCAATTAACAGTGACTGAATAGCTCCCTCCAGGTTTCCCAGATCCAGATTAAAAGAGTTTGAACACGTTCTGAGGGAGTTGTAAAGACAATTTGATATGCAGGTGATCTGTGCAGGAGGATTTGGCTGGATTATAAAGACAAGGAAGAGATTAGCCAGGAAAACATATTAGTATGTGGCTCTGGGAATATGCTCCAGTTGATTATGAGCAGGTGTGCATGCCTACTTTTTAGAAATGTGCATGAAACCTCAGTGAGCAGCCAGTTAATCTACACAGTTCTCTTGAATGTAGAGGCAGCAGACCAAGACTGCACAAGGGTGAGGCCCGAAAGCCTTATTTTAGAAGCTCTTGCTACCATGTGAGTAGTGCTTAGCATGAGGCAaattatacctctaccccgatataacatgggttcgcatATAGCGTGGTAATctctgggctctggcagcggggcttaggcggcgctttaaagggtccggggctccggctgctgtggggagccctgggccctttaaatcactgctggagccctgccactgctaccctggagctgtggcagcagggctcggccggcgatttaaaaggtccgggctccccgcagcagccagagcccagggctctttaaatcactgctggagccctgccgctgctaccctggggctccggcagtggggctccagtggtgctttaaagggctcagagctctggctgctgtggggagccctgggccctttaaatcaccgctggagccttGCCgctgctaccccgatataacggggtttcagctataatgcagtagggatttttggctcccaaggtaccgtgttatatcggggtagaggtgtacaaatAAAAGTTCATGCCATTACACACACAATTTATGGTCAAACTTTTTAGACCGACACTGTACTATGCTGTGGGGGGTAGCGACTACCCATTAGTATTATGAGGGGGATTTATCCACATCAAACAATTCCTGACGATGATGAAGATCACATATAAACTTCACACATGCCCTCCCATTGTCATCTTTCTAACAGACTGACCCCAAAACCTCCATTTAAACCACTGCAGCTTCAGGAAAGTTCAGCTCTGAAGCTGAACTTTGCAGTCATGACCTATCATCACATAGCCTCAAACTCTGTATGTAAAAAGGAACCGTGCCATTATTTCGGAAACAAATTGGTTTTCTTGCAGctgggatttgtttttaaatgaaggacTGTTTGgattggggttgggggaaggtCTGCTCTTTACCTTGTTCTTGACAATTAGCGAGGGCTAGATTCTCTGATCACCTGACTCCATGACAGTAGTGCACTGGGACCGATGCTCCAGCCATTTAAAACATCTGGAACCACATTGCACTGAGCTACATGGATTtagagcagctgaggatctgacctgtaGTATTTTGCTGTGTATACTAGCATTGCTACACATATATACCTTCTCACCACAGCTGCTGATTCCTACTGTGACCTGCAAGCTAAGTGCCAATTTGGACTGAGCTAAAACAATGCTTTCTGCTCATAAATACTGAAACATTAGCCCTCTCGACATTTTCGAGCCGTGATCAGAGAATGGCTATTTACTCTTCTTTACAGCATGAGCAGAGTGACCTTAGACACACTAGCTAATAGACTGCATTTATACACTCAACTCTAGTTCTAGAGTGagtgattttaataaaatgtggATTTTGTGGAGTTTTTCCTCTAAAATTTTTAGAGGAAAAACATTTAGCTTGGAAAATCATATGAAGTCAGGAGAATGATGGTACCCAGAGAGTTGTTAAATTGTGATTCATAAATGgaatatttgcatttagtgacaaatgtctgttacagctatccccctattccattttctttcttacagctgtccccatactccattttgtttttgtcctcctcctgtggccgcccctccctggctcttaagttgtttaccagggccactgcccttctcaaagggagggccccttaagttgtttaccaagagccattgcccttctcaaagggatggccacttgtgctaagtgggaccactgccctgttcaaagggttagtcctgttatcacctttgTTAAACCTTGGGCTCGGTGTAGGTAGGCATGTcggctgcaagacctattgtgttttttaaagatcctgggcatgagtcataggcctcatgctgCTTCTGAGTACCTGAGATGTGACATTGATTGCTTATCTACTCCATATTGTTCAGGACTCCTGCCCAGGCACATTTTCTGTGCTTCACCgcagtttttttcccctgtgtctCCTCGCCTTGACAGAGGCGAGCCTATTCAGGATTGACTGGCAGGAAAACTCGCCATGAGTATTGCCTTTaaaacaggcatttttgaaaacaaattcaGAAAGGTTTCCTGCATTTGGCTGCCTGGTCGTGATAGCCAGGTGTTCTGGGGGTCCTATTTCTCCGCTTCTCAGATTTTATTTATTGAGGCGTGACCTGTGTTTTAAACCCCCCCTCCCATGAAGAATGGAATTGCTGCCTGAGAAACTCTTGATTATCAGACCCGTCACCGAGCCGCTCACTTGCTTCTTCTGCTTTGCTGCTGCCTTGACTGTAAATCCGCTCTGTGATTTCTATAGCGTTTTATTTTATTACGTTAGCTGCCGGCTCTGTTTCCCGAGCACCACAGACTCAGCTTAAActcttggtctgtgtcttaaaacctctcttaactCCGCAGCGCTTTGCCGACTAAAGATAAAGTTATTGTGTGCGTGCTAAGGCTCtggctcctgtgggctttgcttcgggctcactgctttcagccgtatccctgctgcagccaccatttCCTTGGGCTTCCTGGGGGTGCCTTGGGAGCTGTATCCTGGGCACATTAACCACTTACTCGCCTTTCGTGATTCCCCCAAGAGCATAAGGATGCAACCATAAGGTTTTGCTTTTTAGTTTAATTAAAGTCATAGTTTGCTAAGAATTGTTGCGGCtatgtaagtttcacctgccttgctatATGTTTGCATGTATTTGTTGCTCCGTATAGCTGATCTGTTATAGTTTTTGCTAGAATTGTTATATTTGTTGTGTTGCCTAGTCGTTGGTTAAGACAGATTTAAAAGCCCATTGCCTGGTTGTTATCTCTACCTGTTATGGTACTTTGTATGCTCTTGTCATTTTATACTAAATTTGATTAAGTTAGACGATAAGAAAGGTTGTTGTTGTGAATTTCGTCTTCACCGCTGTCTTGATCTCTCCCTGAACTTCCCGTGTCTTTTCCTCcactccaatctccccctctgtgtaCTTCTCGTGTCTCCCTGTtgtaaccctttgctgcttttccccgtATCGCACTCTCCCCCGAACTTCCACTCTTTGCTGATTTTCCCCCGCGTCTGCATACCCACCCTCGAACTTCCCCAGACCCTTGCTGCTTTCTCCCCCTGgtgtaacttcccaaaccctttgccgctgtctttcctttttttttgggGGTCCGCTTGATGCTTAAACCTCCCTTAgcccttctttacacttctctgctgcctcttccctgtATCTGTGTTCGGCTCACCGCGTTGTCTCCGCTGCTCCTCTCCCTACGCGAGGAGTCACCATCACACTGCTCCGTTTGTCTTCACCCGCTGGCTCCaaacaacttccactgaagtgctCCCGCTGCTGGCATCACTGTAATTCTTCCTCAGCCGAGTCCCccattctccactgcctttctCATCCGCTTGCACGTTCAGCGCCCTCGCCCTCGCTGCTCCCAGACTCCCTTAAATGAGCTCCACTGCTCTTGTCTCCCGTACGTCCAGCCCCAGAGTATTTTGCTCCTGAAGGACTGCTCTGGGCTTAACCCCGCAGGCTTCCAGAGTCTTCTCGCTGTTGCAGCTGCAACTCTCCCTTCTCACAGTTTGCCACTGATCatttcactcccctccccactccttgtTTTCTTGACACCAGCCTTAGTGTTCACCCTCTTGCAGATtatcttgctatcacagcctcacaaatttaAGTCATtaaatttttctttcattatacTGTTACAATTGGCATAATTTCACTTTATCGCCATATTGTATCTATTGCTATCTGTGATCACATTTTACTGTGGTTAAAACACCCTCCATgttggttgcctccacttttctgatatattttgtattcgcattgatgccattgtgttacattgttgTATATAATGCTATTAAAAGCCACTAATACATTCTAATCTTGAAATTTGTTGACCATTTCTATATAGAAGACCATTTACTTTTGCATCttctttttggtacatttttGCATTCACTACTGGTCAATCTAGAGtgtgttcctatataaagttgagtttgCTTactgactgtactgtatcccatttgTCGCTTGAACCCCATACTTACTGGGGTAATGCCCCACTGTTGAACTCCCTACAATGTTAATAAGAACCCCCCCATCTTGtctttgtaaacaccctatagCACCCCATCGCCATCGTATTTTCatttgttaaattcccaccacttcctttttcctttaataaagaaattaattggcaccccacctgtgtggtaattgctccccaagatcccatatacctgctggcagggacaaaattggcaccccacctgtgtggtaattgctccccaagatcccatatacctgcaggcagggacaacaAACACTGTGCTGTGTTTTCACACCAAAGTTGCGTGAAGATAGGATTTGTGTTGTGATCAGAACAGCATAAAGGAGGTTTCCAAAATTCTGCCACAGTTGCCGCTGCTCATCTAACCAGTCATAAGCAAAAAGCACAGGCTAGTAGATGTGAAAGTGAAATAATAACTGCGCATCACCTTGTAGACAATTCCAGCAACCAGAGTGTATCGGCTCATGGTGGAGTTCTGGTATACGTAGCAAGAACCTTGTTCTCCACACTGGTTCTGCCACACCAGACATGATAGATCAATCATTGAGCCAAAGGCAATAGGACCGGGAATGCCTCCTGCATGAAGACAGAATGGAACATCAGTTGATATAACTTCTATTTATCATCCTCAAGGTAGCCCAAAGCACAAGTTTTGCAGGTACAGTGACTGAGTAAGCTAACACTGCAACCTGCATGGCTGGAATTTCTAAAAgagcctaaaggagttaggcacccaaaccTTATTGAATTGGGTAACTAATGCCCATCAGCTCCTTTGAAAACTCCAGCCTATGAACTCAGCAATGACATATGTAGTTATTCAGGGCCTTGGACAACACAGCCCATTTTCTTCTTGGAATGAGCAGTTGCCCACCGCTATTGTTTACTCCTTTGGAAACCtgttatgggagttgtagttttccGTCCAACAGCCAGCTTACATGATTAACAAGAGAGCTCACTTCAGCATATAACACTCGTAAGAGTTCAAATCTGCATCCCCACCGGGACCCTCAGGAACTTCTGGTGTCTTGGCCAGGCTGGCGCCCTGGCTTTACTAAACTCAAGCTAATGACATGGTATGAAGCTTTGCTGTTCTGTATTAAGTTATCTCTACAGTTGGGTGAGCTATTCATAGTGAACAATCTAGCTGCAAAACTgagctctttttttcttcctgtttgcAAATTACATGCAACAGGATTGGATGTTTATAAATAGTGTAGGTGGGTGAGAGAAAACATTCTCCACTCAAACGGCATGTatccccagtcccctgcccttaaACTATCTGTATTCGGCCCATTGACACTCCTGTGATAAGTGGTTTATAAATACAATAGGAAAGCCATACACATTCACTCCATACTATACCTAGAGTTCTTACTACAATCCACTGGATTCCTAGTGCAAACGACCTCTGTCTGTCGGAGACACACCTGGAGTACATAAaggtagaattttaaaatgttgacatgaAGCAGTAGCAACTCGCCAGCAGCAAAGAGAAAAGCCTCTCCACACCCTGTAACACCATCAAACAGTGTACTCTGATGATAAAGGGATATACTTTCAGCCAGAATGAGGCTCATTCTCCCCTTTTGTGGACATAATGTGCACCAGCAAAATTTGTGTCCACGCTTTTGGGAATTGTGAGGGCAAGTCTGGGTATTTGCACATCTAACTTCCTCATTGAGGGCACAAATGAGCTACATACAGGCGCAAGCGCTCAGATTGTGCTCACAATTGGAGCAAATGGAGAATCACACTCAATATCTTCAACACACTGAAAACTGGGCCATTTTCATCAGGCCCTGTATCACAATTGCTaggataaaatgaaaatgtttgcgTTCAATTACTTCCTGCTGAAAGGGGGCTTTGTACGGTAAAGAGAAAGTTCCGCTGCTTACCGTAGAGTTGCAGTCAGTGCCGGAATACTGCATAAGAATGTAAAGAAAATCATAAGAAACATGAAAACCAGAAGGACAGTCCTTCTCTCACAGGAGGAAGTGCATTTCCCTGCTATCGCTTGGGCAGACCCAGTGGGATCATTCTCCAGGATACAGCTACACTCATGGTAAACCTGGGAAACAAACACCTCGTCAATTTCCCAAAGAGACAGCATTTCTATAGTCATAATTTGGGCCATACTAGAATTGCACATGGTCAGATCAGCTATTTTTACAGCTAGGTTTTGCTCCTGGAGCAGAATAAGGCAAGCACAGCAGGGTCAAGGATTTGGCCTTATGCCAGTTTCCAGCGCAGATATTATCAAGTTGGGTGGCAATGAACTTCACAAGCCTGCTCTCAACTCTGGAAACATTAGTTATTGCATAGTGTGAACACCCTCACACACACTGTCCCCTATGTGCACAAAATACTAAGAGGGGATTCAGAGCACACAATGGGACAAACTTTGCTCTGAGAATGGGAATTATGTGCAAACAATGGGACAAATTCAGTTCCCAGTTATACCTGTGTAAATTCAGAGTTCAGTTCAGTTATCAGCAAAtataggcttgaaattagatgaagatttctgaccatcagaggaatgaagttctgccACAACCTTCCAAGGGGACCAGGCGGGCAAAATACTTGACtcgtttcaagactgagcttgataaatgtaTGGAGGGGAcagtatgatgagactgcctacagtggcatgtgatgcatctgcaactgctagtagcaaatatctccaacctctggagatgggacaccagatggggagggctctgagttactacattGAATTATTTCCCACGTGTCTCGCTTGTGGGCCTCACCAATGTGTTAAGGGGCTAACTgaccaccatatttggggtcaaggaaggaattttccctgggTCAGAATGGCAGACACCCTTTTGGGggggttcgccttcctctgcagcgtgggagcatggggcacaggtgtgtttaaactagagtaaatggtggattctttgttcTTAAATTATGATGTGAGGGcacagaggttaggggtctattacaggcaTGGGTGGggaaggttctgtggcctgtgatgtgcaggaggtcagactagatgatcatgatggtcccttcgggctgtaaaatctatgaatctatgaattatgcaggatttacatcagtgcagctgagagcagaatctgacccactgcATGGAGTCTAGACCCCTAAGTAATAACATTTGGAACTTCAAACTCCAAAATGGAACAGCAGGACTAGGTCAGTGCTGAGCAGCAGAAGCATAACCAGAATACGTGCATCTCCGTTGGTGCCCAATGCTCACGAATCCTATGTATTCACAGGGGGTCCTTCTACAGTTTATATCAGCTTTAAAGCAAAGCTCAAAACCTGAATAAACTTAATGTAACTTCATCAAGGCTGGCCAGAATTTATAAAGGCAGACGTGCTAACTAATGTTCTTTGCTAACACCTGGGTTCTTCAAACCATACCTTCTTGCCACTATCGAGGATTGATATTTTTTTGCACCCTGCATGGCAGGCAGAGTAATACATGACGTCATCGCTTCCACAGACTGGATTGTAGATCTCCCTTAGACAGTCACATTCAGTATTGCACGCTGCAGTCAGGTTTAGGCTGCTTTCCAGTAAGATGCTAAAGGAAACAGTGGATTAGTCAGCAGATGTTCCTTTAACCGTATCTTCCAGGGCCAGGTGGGGTGGaataagggcttgtttacattacctgctggatcaacgggcagtgatcgat
The window above is part of the Chelonoidis abingdonii isolate Lonesome George chromosome 14, CheloAbing_2.0, whole genome shotgun sequence genome. Proteins encoded here:
- the SLCO4A1 gene encoding solute carrier organic anion transporter family member 4A1 isoform X2, which translates into the protein MFLNIYTEIGKQIDLTPDNTLWVGAWWIGFLGAGAAALLTAIPILGYPRRLPGSQRYIIMRVSEAHQLKDGSQETASDPDFGKTVKDLPQSLLLLLKNPTFIFLCLAGATEATLIAGMSTFGPKFLESQYSLSASEAATLFGYLVVPAGGGGTFLGGFIVNKFKLRCSGIIKLCLLCTVTSLLAVFIFFIHCPNMPMAGVTQVYDRSILLESSLNLTAACNTECDCLREIYNPVCGSDDVMYYSACHAGCKKISILDSGKKVYHECSCILENDPTGSAQAIAGKCTSSCERRTVLLVFMFLMIFFTFLCSIPALTATLRCVSDRQRSFALGIQWIVVRTLGGIPGPIAFGSMIDLSCLVWQNQCGEQGSCYVYQNSTMSRYTLVAGIVYKVVGTVFFLLACFLYKPPPPESLPGSSDALENGNCVLRENTSLQTQAAD